One Hydrogenophaga crassostreae genomic region harbors:
- the gpmA gene encoding 2,3-diphosphoglycerate-dependent phosphoglycerate mutase yields MYKLVLIRHGESTWNLENRFTGWTDVELTPTGVAQATMAGKLLKDAGFDFDIAYTSMLKRAIHTLWYVLDEMERSWLAIGKHWRLNERHYGALQGLDKSETAKKYGDEQVLIWRRSYDTPPPALEASDSRCERSDRRYERLSPDDIPLTECLKDTVERVMPFWNEVLAPSIKSGKRVVVSAHGNSIRALVKYLDNISDKDIVGLNIPNGIPLVYELDESLKPIRHYYLGDAEAAEAAAAAVAKQGKA; encoded by the coding sequence ATGTACAAACTCGTATTGATTCGCCATGGCGAGTCCACCTGGAACCTAGAAAACCGCTTCACCGGCTGGACCGATGTCGAGCTCACGCCCACGGGCGTGGCCCAGGCAACCATGGCCGGAAAGCTGCTCAAAGACGCGGGTTTCGACTTCGACATCGCCTACACCAGCATGCTCAAGCGTGCGATTCATACGCTGTGGTATGTGCTGGATGAAATGGAACGTTCCTGGCTGGCCATTGGCAAGCACTGGCGCCTCAACGAGCGTCATTACGGCGCGCTGCAAGGCCTGGACAAGTCCGAAACCGCCAAAAAATACGGTGATGAGCAGGTGTTGATCTGGCGCCGCAGCTACGACACACCGCCACCCGCACTGGAAGCCTCCGATTCCCGCTGCGAACGCAGCGACCGCCGCTATGAGCGGCTCTCGCCCGACGACATTCCGCTCACCGAATGCCTGAAAGACACCGTTGAGCGTGTGATGCCATTTTGGAACGAGGTGTTGGCCCCATCGATCAAGAGCGGCAAGCGCGTGGTCGTGTCGGCCCATGGCAACAGCATTCGTGCGCTGGTGAAGTACCTGGACAACATTTCCGACAAAGACATCGTGGGCCTGAACATCCCCAACGGTATTCCGCTGGTCTACGAACTCGACGAATCGCTGAAACCCATTCGGCATTACTACCTGGGCGATGCCGAGGCAGCAGAAGCCGCCGCTGCCGCCGTTGCCAAACAAGGCAAGGCCTGA
- a CDS encoding rhodanese-like domain-containing protein: MSFFIENWTLVAVALASAGMLMWPAVAGGSGGGAISTNDAVSLINREKAVVVDICGADEFKAGHVSGAKNVPLDELEAKLAGMVKNKATPVILVCASGMRSKRAVAIAKKLGYENTHSLAGGLGAWRAASLPVEKA, translated from the coding sequence GTGAGTTTCTTTATCGAAAACTGGACCCTGGTGGCTGTGGCACTGGCGTCAGCTGGCATGTTGATGTGGCCGGCGGTGGCCGGCGGCTCGGGTGGCGGCGCGATCAGCACGAACGATGCCGTGTCGCTGATCAACCGAGAAAAAGCGGTGGTGGTGGATATCTGTGGTGCAGACGAGTTCAAGGCGGGCCACGTGTCCGGTGCCAAAAATGTGCCGCTGGATGAGCTGGAAGCCAAGTTGGCAGGCATGGTGAAAAACAAAGCCACGCCGGTCATTCTGGTGTGCGCCTCGGGCATGCGTTCCAAGCGTGCGGTGGCCATCGCCAAGAAGCTGGGCTACGAGAATACCCACTCTCTGGCCGGTGGTTTGGGCGCCTGGCGCGCGGCCAGCCTGCCCGTCGAGAAGGCCTGA
- the grxC gene encoding glutaredoxin 3, with amino-acid sequence MAQVKMYTSNYCPFCSRAKALLQQSGVTDLEEVNVDGTPEVRAHMTQLTGRTSVPQIFIDETLVGGCDDLYALEARGELQTMLKA; translated from the coding sequence ATGGCCCAAGTGAAGATGTATACCAGCAACTATTGCCCTTTCTGCAGCCGGGCCAAGGCCCTGTTGCAGCAAAGCGGCGTGACGGATCTGGAGGAAGTGAATGTGGATGGGACACCCGAAGTGCGCGCTCACATGACCCAACTGACCGGACGTACCAGCGTGCCCCAGATTTTCATTGACGAGACCCTTGTGGGTGGCTGTGATGATTTGTACGCGCTTGAAGCGCGCGGCGAGCTGCAAACGATGCTCAAGGCCTGA
- the secB gene encoding protein-export chaperone SecB: protein MADQEPTFQIQRVYLKEASLEQPNSPAILLEQEQPAVDIQLGVESNPVAEGVFEICVTATVQTKIKDRTVFLVEAKQAGIFEIRNLPDDQMGPIMGIACPQIVYPYLRGNVADLIQRGGFPPVHLAEINFQAMYEQQMAKAEEEDAPRIVTQ from the coding sequence ATGGCCGATCAAGAACCCACTTTCCAGATTCAGCGCGTTTATTTGAAAGAAGCTTCGCTGGAGCAACCCAATTCACCAGCGATTCTGCTCGAGCAGGAGCAGCCCGCCGTCGATATCCAGCTGGGCGTGGAGTCCAACCCCGTGGCCGAAGGCGTGTTTGAAATCTGTGTAACCGCCACCGTGCAGACCAAGATCAAGGACCGCACGGTGTTCCTGGTGGAAGCCAAGCAGGCCGGGATTTTTGAAATTCGCAACCTGCCCGATGACCAGATGGGCCCCATCATGGGCATTGCCTGCCCTCAAATCGTGTACCCCTATTTGCGCGGCAACGTTGCTGACCTGATCCAGCGCGGGGGCTTCCCACCGGTGCACCTGGCTGAAATCAACTTCCAGGCGATGTACGAACAGCAGATGGCCAAGGCCGAAGAAGAAGACGCGCCACGCATCGTCACCCAATAA